Proteins encoded in a region of the Solanum dulcamara chromosome 9, daSolDulc1.2, whole genome shotgun sequence genome:
- the LOC129904427 gene encoding 3-ketoacyl-CoA synthase 3-like, protein MDLISNLFYGLPLFYLLYLIWKIIDRKRHQNCYILDYECHKPTDDRKLSTRFSGEVIRRNKHLGLNEYKFLLKAIVSSGIGEQTYAPRMVVDGREACPTYEDAILEMEEFFHDSIDKILKRNKISPSEIDVLVVNISMLACMPSLASRIINYYKMREDIKVYNITGMGCSASLISINVIQSIFKNEKNKVALMVTSESLSLNWYTGSDRSMILANCLFRSGGCAILLTNKLSFKNKAMFKLKQLVRVHHGSKDESYDSCVQREDNQGNIGFHLDKTLPKAATRALVDNLKQIAPLILPVRELLRFAIVLFLKKMNWGSTKGGPKPMVNFKTGVSHICLHTGGKAVIDGVGASLNLSEYDLEPARMTLHRFGNTSASSLWYVLGYMEAKKRLKKGDKVLMISFGAGFKCNSCLWEVLRDLGDGNVWKDCIDNYPPNTLVNPFLEKFGWLHGEDPETFYVPDDYVIP, encoded by the coding sequence atggATCTCATTTCCAACTTGTTCTATGGTCTTCCTTTATTTTACCTACTTTATTTGATATGGAAGATTATCGATCGAAAGAGACACCAAAATTGTTACATTTTGGACTATGAATGTCACAAACCAACTGATGATCGAAAGCTTAGCACAAGATTTTCAGGCGAAGTAATTAGGAGGAACAAACATCTTGGCCTAAATGAGTACAAGTTCCTCTTGAAAGCTATTGTTAGCTCGGGCATTGGTGAACAAACGTATGCACCACGAATGGTGGTTGATGGTCGCGAAGCGTGTCCTACGTATGAAGATGCTATCTTGGAGATGGAAGAATTTTTCCATGATAGTATTGACAAGATCTTGAAAAGGAACAAAATTTCCCCTAGTGAAATCGATGTACTCGTGGTGAATATATCGATGTTAGCTTGTATGCCATCGTTGGCTTCACGAATAATCAATTACTACAAGATGAGGGAAGATATCAAGGTGTACAACATCACCGGTATGGGGTGTAGTGCTAGCCTTATATCGATAAATGTCATTCAAAGTATATTCAAGAATGAGAAGAACAAGGTTGCACTTATGGTGACATCAGAGTCCTTGAGTCTAAATTGGTACACGGGGAGCGATAGATCTATGATTCTTGCTAATTGTTTGTTTAGGTCAGGGGGTTGCGCAATTTTATTGACAAACAAATTGTCTTTTAAAAACAAGGCCATGTTCAAGTTGAAGCAACTAGTTAGGGTACATCATggttcaaaagatgaatccTATGATAGTTGTGTACAAAGGGAAGATAATCAAGGTAACATAGGGTTTCACCTTGATAAAACACTACCAAAAGCCGCAACACGTGCACTAGTCGATAATTTGAAACAAATTGCACCCTTGATCCTTCCTGTTAGGGAGCTACTTCGATTTGCAATCgtgttatttttgaaaaaaatgaattgggGCTCAACAAAAGGAGGACCTAAGCCAATGGTCAATTTCAAAACAGGTGTAAGTCATATTTGTCTACATACTGGAGGAAAAGCAGTGATTGATGGTGTTGGTGCAAGTTTAAACTTAAGTGAATATGATTTAGAGCCAGCAAGAATGACATTGCATAGATTTGGTAACACTTCAGCAAGTAGTCTTTGGTATGTTTTGGGGTATATGGAGGCTAAAAAAAGGCTTAAAAAAGGCGACAAAGTACTTATGATTAGCTTTGGAGCTGGATTTAAGTGTAATAGTTGTTTATGGGAAGTGTTAAGAGATTTGGGTGATGGAAATGTGTGGAAAGATTGTATTGATAATTATCCACCAAATACTTTGGTTAATCCTTTCTTGGAGAAATTTGGATGGCTACATGGTGAAGATCCAGAAACATTCTATGTTCCAGATGACTATGTTATCCCTTGA